A window of Haloarcula marismortui ATCC 43049 genomic DNA:
CCGATGGCGTCGAACACGCTAAACACCTGATACAGGTCACGCGACCAGACGAAGTTGTAGCCGTAGCCCTTTGGCTCCTCGGCGTGGACGGCTTCGCCCCACGGCACGGACGGCGAGGCAATAGACGCCCCGTGGTAGGTCTTGTCCTCCACAGCTAGAAGTGTCATCAGCGCTGTTCTGTACTGGTTCGCCAGCGCTTCGTCGTCAGCAACCGAGTCCGGGAGCTGCTTGTCCGAAAGGAAGTCGCCCCAGCTGTCAGCGTACTCGGCACTGACCGTCTCGTAGCCGCGGTCAAGCGCACCGTCGGCTTCGCCCAGCGCGGCGGCGGTGTCAGCCTGTCGCGCGAAGCCGAGCGCGACCGTGTCCCTGACTCTGGTTCCCGAATCCAGCCGACCGATGAGGACGAGGTTCGTCCCGTCGATGGATTCGACCGGGTCCGGGAGGTCGCCGTCGGAGTACAGCCCATCGAGGCGGTCGCTACCGGCCGCGCCAACGGTGGCCCAGTCGAAGCGCCCGGCCGCGGCCATCGCCACGGCGATAGAGTAGGCGTCGCCGTTCTCGTCGACGAGCAGGTCGTTGTCGGTCTGGTCGGTGTAGGCGCGGGGGTTCCGACCGACGAGGTGGTAGCTCCCGGGCTGGCCGTATCTGATAGCGCGGTCCTCGGTAATCGTGCTGGTGAGCGCGATGTCGGCGACGGAGAACACGTCGTAGGATTTGTCGTCCGCTGAGCTGAACGACACATCGGCGACGATGGCGTCGTGTTCGGGGTCAGTCGCGTAGTCGACGGTGAGCGTCCACTCGTGACCCTGGCCGTCGCCGGTCTCGGTGAAAACGTGGCGGTAGAGCAGCGCCTCGTCGTCGACCGGCTCGACACGTCGCCTGACACTGTCGTCGGTCCGTCGGTTCTCGCGGTGGGTCCGGACGGCATAATCCGTCTCGTCCGTACACCGGACCAGGAAATCCAGCGTCCGCAGATTCATCATGTCGACTTGCGGATAGCGGGCCTCCGTCAGCGCGCCCTCGGTGAGCGTGAACCAGACGCGCGAGGGGTCCTGCTCGTCGTGGTCGGCGACGGTGCCGATGCCGTACTTCTCTCCGGTCGTCCACGTCGGACGCTCGCTCGGCCCCTCGGTTCCGGCAGACGTCGTCGGGAGCGCGTTTAGCTCACCCAGCCGGGCCGTCGCGTGGAGCCGCAGCGCGTGGGACCAGCCAAGCGGCGTCGCGCTGTCGAGAGCGCCGTCGTCGAAGGCCTGTTCGGCGAGGTAGCCGGCGTCGGTCGTGAGCGGTCCGTCCTCCTCGAGCAGCTCGTACAGGTCGCTCGCACGGTCGAGGTAGGCGTCGCCGCGCTCGTCGCGGTCGTTCAGCATATCGCCGACGCGAGCGGCGGCGAGTGCTCCCATCGCCGTCGTGACGGTCCAGACCTTCTCGCTGTCCTGATGGCCGGTCCGCCAGCGGTCACCCTCGTAGCGGGCCAGTCCCGCGACCCGGCTCTCGGTGGGGTTCCGGAAGAGCGTGTCGAGCGTCGTGCTCACATGGTCGGCCAGACGTGTGAGGTGCTGGTCAGAGAGCGCCGTCCGCTCGACGCTGTCGTACTCCTGGAGCGCGTCCGCGAGGTGGAGCCCTGCAGCGTCGATGCGGTGGTCCGGCGTTCCGTTTGTCAGCCCCATCACATACACGCCCAGATCACTGTCCCAGAGCGTATCCAGCCCGTCTAGCAACCGGTCGGCTGCCGCCAGACTCTGCTCACAGACCGATTCGGGCATCGGGGCACGGCCCACCGCAGCGAAGGCCTCGATGAACGTCGCAGTAGTGTGCGTGAACTGTCCAATTGAGTCCTCCCAGACGTTCTGACACGGCTCGGGCAGGTCGTTGGCCGCGATGTCTTCGATGAGCGTATCGACGGCTGTCTGGATAGTTTCCCGAACCATCGCCGTCAGTTCGGCGTCCATCTTGCTGCGGTGTGTTCGCAACAGTGTCGCGAGGAAGGCGGTGACGGTCGCAGTCTGGTCGGCCTGATACTCCGGCGATTCGGCGTTGTGCTCGACTCTGGCGTTGGCCCAGCCCGGCGCGATAGCCCCGGTGTCGGCCCAGACGCGGTGGGGCCACCGCCCGTCGGAAAGCTGGCTGTCACAGAGGAACGCGGCGCTCTCGGTCAACATCTCTACGGTATCGATATCAAGTCGGTCGCCGGCTTCGAGCAGATGCCGGGAGACCGAGGCGTCATCGCGGAACCAGACGTACCCGTAGCCGCCGGAGTTCGAGTAGAACGGGTCGAACTCCGGGGCAGCGATGCGGCCGCCGGTCGGCGAGGACAGCAAGTCGAGCACCCGCAGGTCCATCCGTATCAAGTCCGAGCGTGGCATGGATTCGGCCACGTCGATGCGCGTTCGCTCCCGTCCAGCCTGCCGAAGGTCGTCAGACGTCGTATGCTCCGTCACGCAGTCAGCGAGATCGAGCAGTGCCGTCTCCCGGTCGACCTCGTCGTGGTTCGAGAGCTGACTGACGAGCGTCGTGTCCTTGCTGCGCCCGGACCGGTCAAGCGGCGCAGTCACGAGGAAGTCGCCGGTGAGTCGGGTCTGGTCGCGTCGCTCGACCGGCTCCGACCGCGGGAACTCGATCGGGCTGTCCTCGAGTATCTCGGCGAGGCGTTCCGGTCGCTGTCCGGCGACGGCGTCCAGCCCGGTCGACGAGGCGAGGTAATCGTGTTCTCGCCGGTGGTACACTTCAAGCACCCGCGAGTTGTCGGGTCCGGCGTCCTCGTGAATCAGCGAGCCGACGCCGCTGTCGCTACTGTCGGGGGCCAGTGTGACGAACGCTACGAGTTTGGCGTTCTGAGGCACAGCCCCGCGCATCGCGACGTGTGTGACGTGTGCCCGCCCCAGCGTCAGGTCGTACTGGTGGACCGTGAACGACCCTGCGTCGTATTCGGTCTCGACGAGCCGCGTCTCGCGGTAGTAGTGCTGTCTGATCGTCTCCAGGTCACTGAACCACCGTGTTTCGTCCCCAAGCATAACCCCGAGTCGGGAGCGGTCGATACCGGAAAGCCCGGAGAGCGAATCGGAGTAGTCCTTCAGCGTGCCGTCTTCGCCGACGTGTACGAGTCGGTCACCGTGCCCGGAGAAAGAGCCTGAAACAGTCCTGCGCTCCTCTGGAAAGCGCTCATGACGAGTCCGTTTGTATTCGTTGAGCGCTGTCGAAAGCCGCATACACATCAAAGCAGACCAATCTCTATAAACTCCTGTGGTTCGGACAAATTAGTGATACTTCGAAGGGCGTGGCTGCATATCGCCGAAGAGCGAAGCTGGTACTGCTGAACGGACCCACCAGCGCGGACTACTGGCTCAGGTCACTCTCGTCAGCCGGAAACACGCTCACACTATCGACGGTCACGGTCGCGCCTCCGTCACCAGCAGCCCCACGGTGCTCCCCGGAGACGAGGTCGGTATCGTCAGTCCCGGCCGGGAGCCTGACCGTCGTCGGCTCGCTGCCGAAGTTGAGTACTACGACGGCCGCGTCCTCGTCAGTCGCCCGTGCGTACGCGACGACACGGTCGGACGGGCCGTCCCGGACCTCGTACGGGATTCGGACGAGGTCCGCATCCGCCGACAACGCCGGCTGGTCGTGTCTGGTTGCCGAAAGGTCGCTGACGAACGACTGGAGCGCCTTGTCAGCGTGGTCCCACGCGAGGTCGTCGCGCCGGCCGCGCTGGCCGAACTCCTGCCCGGCGTACAGCAACGGCGCGCCCGGGAGCGTGAACAGCGCCCCCGCGGCGGCCTCGGCGGCGTCCCGCCCGTAGTCGACGATGTACCGCGTCTCGTCGTGGTTCTCCGCGTACAGCATGAACGACGCGTGCTCCGGGAAGCCGATCTCCGCCCGCCCCTCGATGGCACTGAGGACGGCTTCAGCATCGCCGCCGTCCCCGACCTGCCGGAGCGCGGCGTAGGTCGTCGAGTCGAAGTGCATGTCAAACAGCCCGGCCTGAAAGTCGGGGATGTACGGGATGGTCTCGTCCAGTAGCAAGAACTCGCTGTCGCGGTCCTTGCAGTAATCGTGGATCTCACGCCAGAAGCCGTTCGGGACGGCCCAGGCCATATCACAGCGGAACCCGTCGACCAGTTCGGCCCACTGGGCGACCGCATCGAGCAGGTGTCGGCGGACCGGCAGGTGGTCGAAATTGAAGTTCGCGATGTGTTCCCACTCGAAGTACGTCTCCGGTTCGGTGTCACTTCGCCACTCGTACCACTCCCGGTAGTCGGCGTCCGGTCCTTCCACGGCGGACTCGAAGTAGGGGTGGGTCCGCGCCGAGTGGTTACACACAAGGTCGAACAGGACCTTGAACCCGCGGTCGTGGGCCGCCTCAATGAACCGCTCGTAATCCGCGCGGGTGCCCAGATCCGACGCGATTTCGAAGAAGTCAGTGATGTTGTAACCGTGGGGCGCGTGGTCGTTCTGTAACACCGGCGTGAGCCAGATGGCGTCGACGCCGAGCGAGTCGAGGTAGTCCAGCCGGTCGATGATCGCGTCGAAAGGCGAGGCGTCGCTCTCGCCGGCGAACGTGCGGACGTAGATCTCGTAGATGACAGCGTCCTCAGCCCAGGCCGGCGCGTCGTACGGTCGACTGGCAGCGACCCCGTCGCCGCTCGTCACGGTCTCGATGCCGCCCCCGTCGCGGCTAAACTCGACGGCGTCGGGCACGCTGTAGCCGTGGTCTCCGATGGCAACGGCGTGGATGCGAGCGCGGTCCGGAAGCGCGTCCAGCGGAATCCGGAGGGCCGTTCCATCGCGGGTCACCGCGTCGGCGTCGATGTCGTCACGGTCATCCAGCAGGAACTCGACGGTGAGGTCGCCGGCCGTCTCGGTCCCCTCCGGGTGGGGGCTGCAGTCCGCTCGAACGACGGCTTCGTCGCCCTCGATCTCCGGTCGCAACGTCAGGCGGGGCTGCCCGCCGCCACCGTCTTCGTCGCCGCTGTCCCTTGCCGAGGTGTACTCGCCGCTCCCGCTGTGACCTGAGCCACTTCGACCGCTGGAGACGCCGCTATGACCGCCAGAGCGGCCGGACGTGTGTGTGCCACTCGGCTGGAGTCTCCCTGGAAACGCGCGCACGGTGAGGTCGTGTTCGCCGTCGGGTGCAGTGAGTCGGATGACGTATCTGCCCGGCGCGTCGGGGACGAGGTGCTCGACCGGGTCGTCGCCGAGCGATACCGTTGATTCCTTTGGTGCCTGCGTCAGTCGCCACGTGTAGGTCGCCGACGGGTCCGGGTCGCGGGGCGCGAGTTCGACCTCGTCACCCGTCGCCACGAACCGCGGCGGTCCAGGATGGTGCATAGGTTCACTGCGATTGACAGTGTCTTTGTACTTGGGGTAGCCGCGAGCGTCCCGCCGCCGGCAGCACCGCTTTCTGACTACGGCGTGTACCACCTTTGTGCCCGACTACCGACGCGATGCCGGGTTTGCGCTGCTCTGTGGACTGGTGCTCGTCGCGTATCTGCGCCGGGCCGGCGCACTCGACATGCTCTGGGCCGAATCCGCCGTCGCTGTCGGGGTAATCGGCGCACTAGGTGTCGAAGCGCTGTTTGTGCTCGACACACCTGTGGCGTCGCTGTGGGAGCGCCGCGGCGTGCGGACGGCTTCGGCTGTCGCGCTTCTGGGTGTTGCTGGCGGGTTCGCAGTCCTTCTGGGACCAATCGTCGTCGCTGCGGCGTGCTGGGGGCTCACAACGTACTTCGGTATCCTCGCCGTGAGTCTGTGGTACCCATAATCGTTCGCTCCTCACAAGGACAGTCCAGTCACAACACCAGCCGGTGGTCTTCCAGCAACTCTGTTTAGGACTCTGGGTAGCGACAAATGACACCGATGCGTGTTGATAGATAGATATATCTGGCAGATATGCATCTCATTTCAGCGCTCAAAATCTTTACTCGAGTTTTATAGCCAATTTACAGTCTGAGTCTATTTCTGTACCCATATTACACCTATAAAAGTCTATTTTTAGCTATCTGGTCTTATCTGGTAAATTTCTCTCCACAAAATAGGCTGTAAGACACTATTCAGGGCTACAATAGTCAGAATCTGAGGTTGTATGGATATATCTGGAGCGGAGTGTCCTTCTCTGATGCAGTCCGACCTGTCCACCACGGGACGGGGACTCGGCTGTTGAATAACAGCTGTACGAGTATTAG
This region includes:
- a CDS encoding glycoside hydrolase family 15 protein, whose protein sequence is MRLSTALNEYKRTRHERFPEERRTVSGSFSGHGDRLVHVGEDGTLKDYSDSLSGLSGIDRSRLGVMLGDETRWFSDLETIRQHYYRETRLVETEYDAGSFTVHQYDLTLGRAHVTHVAMRGAVPQNAKLVAFVTLAPDSSDSGVGSLIHEDAGPDNSRVLEVYHRREHDYLASSTGLDAVAGQRPERLAEILEDSPIEFPRSEPVERRDQTRLTGDFLVTAPLDRSGRSKDTTLVSQLSNHDEVDRETALLDLADCVTEHTTSDDLRQAGRERTRIDVAESMPRSDLIRMDLRVLDLLSSPTGGRIAAPEFDPFYSNSGGYGYVWFRDDASVSRHLLEAGDRLDIDTVEMLTESAAFLCDSQLSDGRWPHRVWADTGAIAPGWANARVEHNAESPEYQADQTATVTAFLATLLRTHRSKMDAELTAMVRETIQTAVDTLIEDIAANDLPEPCQNVWEDSIGQFTHTTATFIEAFAAVGRAPMPESVCEQSLAAADRLLDGLDTLWDSDLGVYVMGLTNGTPDHRIDAAGLHLADALQEYDSVERTALSDQHLTRLADHVSTTLDTLFRNPTESRVAGLARYEGDRWRTGHQDSEKVWTVTTAMGALAAARVGDMLNDRDERGDAYLDRASDLYELLEEDGPLTTDAGYLAEQAFDDGALDSATPLGWSHALRLHATARLGELNALPTTSAGTEGPSERPTWTTGEKYGIGTVADHDEQDPSRVWFTLTEGALTEARYPQVDMMNLRTLDFLVRCTDETDYAVRTHRENRRTDDSVRRRVEPVDDEALLYRHVFTETGDGQGHEWTLTVDYATDPEHDAIVADVSFSSADDKSYDVFSVADIALTSTITEDRAIRYGQPGSYHLVGRNPRAYTDQTDNDLLVDENGDAYSIAVAMAAAGRFDWATVGAAGSDRLDGLYSDGDLPDPVESIDGTNLVLIGRLDSGTRVRDTVALGFARQADTAAALGEADGALDRGYETVSAEYADSWGDFLSDKQLPDSVADDEALANQYRTALMTLLAVEDKTYHGASIASPSVPWGEAVHAEEPKGYGYNFVWSRDLYQVFSVFDAIGSLDIATDQLEYIYEYQQDDAGFIPQNTYVNGTTRWGGEQMDNISFPQVMAYRLAESGVDFEDVEYSYENVRRSAEYVVRHGPETAQERWEEEAGFSPSSIAAEIAGLACAAKLALDTGHEADALVWLSLADQWANNVEAWTATETGTERHTNTPYYARVTLDGNPEMGHLRTLANDGPTLDERNIIDGGFLELVRLGIKPDDDETIRNSLVEVDDTISVDTEYAPGFYRYNGDGYGERGRDDQGAPWTVEHKGKGRLWPLLTGERAEYELHRDDPDIPPENALQMMQDVANSGRMIAEQIWDRGHATEYDWEFAEGTGSATPLAWSMAQYVRLAHGISAGEPVETPAFVDDRYRERRAHTPDRSPALRVDTQFRGNELVVSGETTGVCVVVKTPADITYIPVDDREFEVAVDVDPGENQVIVAAADDEDLVTAGTTVWQLNL
- the malA gene encoding alpha-amylase MalA; its protein translation is MHHPGPPRFVATGDEVELAPRDPDPSATYTWRLTQAPKESTVSLGDDPVEHLVPDAPGRYVIRLTAPDGEHDLTVRAFPGRLQPSGTHTSGRSGGHSGVSSGRSGSGHSGSGEYTSARDSGDEDGGGGQPRLTLRPEIEGDEAVVRADCSPHPEGTETAGDLTVEFLLDDRDDIDADAVTRDGTALRIPLDALPDRARIHAVAIGDHGYSVPDAVEFSRDGGGIETVTSGDGVAASRPYDAPAWAEDAVIYEIYVRTFAGESDASPFDAIIDRLDYLDSLGVDAIWLTPVLQNDHAPHGYNITDFFEIASDLGTRADYERFIEAAHDRGFKVLFDLVCNHSARTHPYFESAVEGPDADYREWYEWRSDTEPETYFEWEHIANFNFDHLPVRRHLLDAVAQWAELVDGFRCDMAWAVPNGFWREIHDYCKDRDSEFLLLDETIPYIPDFQAGLFDMHFDSTTYAALRQVGDGGDAEAVLSAIEGRAEIGFPEHASFMLYAENHDETRYIVDYGRDAAEAAAGALFTLPGAPLLYAGQEFGQRGRRDDLAWDHADKALQSFVSDLSATRHDQPALSADADLVRIPYEVRDGPSDRVVAYARATDEDAAVVVLNFGSEPTTVRLPAGTDDTDLVSGEHRGAAGDGGATVTVDSVSVFPADESDLSQ